One stretch of Arachis hypogaea cultivar Tifrunner chromosome 20, arahy.Tifrunner.gnm2.J5K5, whole genome shotgun sequence DNA includes these proteins:
- the LOC140183073 gene encoding uncharacterized protein has product MDQQGNWDKYLPLIEFAYNNSYQQSIGMTPYEALYGRKCKSPLCWYDKEEGRILGPDLVQETTERIKHIREKIQTAQSRQKSYADIRRRPLEFKEGEDIFLRVTPMTGIGRALRTKKLNP; this is encoded by the coding sequence ATGGACCAACAGGGTAACTGGGACAAATACTTGCCATTGATTGAGTTTGCTTACAACAACAGTTATCAACAGAGTATCGGAATGACACCATATGAGGCCCTCTACGGAAGAAAGTGTAAATCACCATTATGCTGGTATGACAAGGAGGAAGGCAGGATTTTGGGGCCAGACTTGGTACAAGAAACTACCGAACGGATTAAGCACATTCGAGAGAAGATTCAAACTGCCCAAAGTCGACAAAAGAGCTATGCAGATATTAGGCGTAGGCCCTTAGAATTTAAGGAAGGTGAAGATATTTTCTTAAGAGTGACACCTAtgactggaataggtagagctctTAGGACTAAGAAATTGAATCCATGA
- the LOC112785896 gene encoding uncharacterized protein → MTADDAMKSDSLIQGQCYVKSRLLTVLYDSGASHSFISETVAHELGLDFTMLDYNLIVRTPTSQNALTSQVCQQVPFVIEARTFIHDLICLPLCGLDIILGLDWLSKNHVFLDCFKRIATFPSSEIHTEPVKSCTFYLNSLRVISSNSGLEGYVLLSASSETNEQDLEQIRVVKEFPDVFLDDIPEFPPQREI, encoded by the coding sequence ATGACTGCTGATGACGCAATGAAATCAGACTCCCTAattcaaggtcagtgttatgtcaaatCTCGACtcttaactgtactgtatgactctGGTGCATCACATTCATTTATATCTGAGACTGTTGCGCATGAGTTGGGATTAGATTTCACCATGTTAGATTATAATCTAATTGTTCGTACACCCACATCTCAAAATGCCTTGACTAGTCAAGTATGTCAACAGGTGCCTTTTGTTATTGAGGCTAGGACTTTTATACATGACCTGATTTGTTTGCCTTTGTGTGGTTTAGATATTATCTTAGGTCTAGATTGGTTGTCTAAgaatcatgttttccttgattgtttTAAACGAATTGCTACATTTCCATCATCTGAAATACACACTGAACCAGTTAAGTCTTGTACTTTCTATTTGAATTCCCtaagagttatttctagtaatagtGGGTTAGAGGGTTACGTTCTACTATCGGCTAGCTCAGAAACTAATGAACAAGACTTGGAGCAAATCCGAGTGGTGAAGGAGTTTCCTGATGTTTTTCTGGATGAtatacctgagtttccacctcagAGAGAAATATAG